Proteins encoded together in one Limnochordia bacterium window:
- the metE gene encoding 5-methyltetrahydropteroyltriglutamate--homocysteine S-methyltransferase translates to MVKSAIVGYPRVGSRRELKLWIEDYFNGYITATTLQKNAAGLRKDQWLLQQQRGIDFIPSNDFSFYDNLLDTAYLLNVIPQQYTNLGLDPLDTYFAMARGYQGKQGDVKALALRKWFNTNYHYLVPVLDSRTQIRLNSDKPFQEYQEALEIGVNTKPVLIGPFTFLKLADCQGERPLQDWALELVEGYIEILRKFAASREIQWVQLDEPALALDLSIDEVKLFTTLYRKLLAQRGKVKILLQTYFGDIRDVYKEVITLGFDGIGLDFIEGAKTKELIQSNGFPKDTFLFAGVVNGKNIWRNDYAKTLHLLQELEQYIEKERVVLSTSCSLLHVPYTTKHEQNIQEEYKSHFAFAEEKLAELCELKSLFADPDYAVDERYRRNVALHRSKQQYTREDVRQKVAALTEDDFIRSPALAKRKILQREVLRLPILPTTTIGSFPQTGEIRSLRSKFRRQEITPRVYQERLQQKIAECIALQEEIGLDVLVHGEYERSDMVEYFGEHLEGFLFTQGGWVQSYGTRCVKPPIIWGDIKRRAPITGAYITYAQSLTTKPVKGMLTGPVTILNWSFPREDISHREMAFQIALAIKEEVLDLEAAGIKIIQIDEAALKEKMPLRCVDWQDYLDWALPAFRLVHSAVRATTQIHTHMCYSDFREIMSDIERLDADVISFEASRSSLSIVSVLQQAEFKAEVGPGVYDIHSPRVPSKEEIAETITRMLGEITPEQLWINPDCGLKTRGEEETVASLKNMVEATADVRGELQRANAQED, encoded by the coding sequence TTGGTTAAGAGTGCAATTGTAGGCTATCCCCGGGTGGGTAGCAGAAGAGAACTAAAGCTCTGGATCGAAGATTACTTCAATGGGTACATTACCGCAACCACCCTCCAGAAAAACGCGGCAGGCTTACGCAAAGACCAATGGCTACTACAACAACAAAGAGGCATCGATTTTATTCCTTCAAATGATTTCTCCTTTTACGACAACCTCCTAGACACCGCCTATTTGCTGAATGTGATCCCGCAACAATATACTAATTTGGGTCTTGATCCCCTGGACACCTATTTTGCCATGGCCCGGGGTTACCAAGGGAAGCAGGGGGATGTGAAGGCCCTCGCGTTGCGGAAATGGTTCAATACCAATTACCACTACTTGGTGCCGGTGTTAGATAGTAGGACCCAGATTCGTCTAAACAGCGATAAACCGTTCCAGGAATACCAAGAGGCCCTGGAGATTGGGGTTAATACAAAGCCGGTACTAATTGGGCCATTCACCTTCTTGAAACTGGCCGACTGTCAAGGGGAGAGGCCTTTGCAGGATTGGGCCTTGGAACTAGTAGAAGGCTACATCGAGATCCTAAGAAAATTTGCGGCTTCTCGGGAAATCCAGTGGGTGCAGCTCGATGAACCAGCCTTGGCCCTAGATTTATCTATTGATGAGGTCAAGCTGTTTACGACCCTTTACCGAAAGCTTCTAGCCCAAAGGGGTAAGGTGAAGATTCTTCTGCAGACTTACTTCGGAGATATCCGGGATGTTTATAAGGAAGTAATTACCCTTGGGTTCGATGGGATCGGTTTGGATTTCATCGAAGGGGCAAAGACAAAGGAGTTAATCCAAAGCAATGGCTTTCCTAAGGATACCTTCTTGTTTGCGGGAGTTGTAAACGGAAAGAATATCTGGCGCAATGACTATGCCAAGACCTTACATCTGCTTCAGGAACTAGAACAGTACATCGAAAAAGAGAGAGTTGTGTTATCTACCTCCTGTTCTTTGTTACATGTTCCCTATACCACTAAGCATGAACAGAACATACAGGAGGAATACAAGAGTCATTTCGCCTTTGCCGAGGAAAAGCTAGCAGAGCTTTGTGAACTAAAGAGTCTCTTTGCCGATCCGGATTACGCAGTCGATGAGCGCTACCGAAGAAATGTCGCTTTGCATAGATCCAAGCAACAGTACACCCGGGAGGACGTGCGCCAAAAAGTGGCTGCCTTAACCGAAGACGACTTTATCAGAAGCCCAGCCCTTGCTAAGCGAAAGATCCTGCAAAGGGAAGTCTTGAGGCTTCCTATTCTACCTACGACCACTATTGGTTCTTTTCCCCAGACCGGGGAGATTAGAAGCCTGCGCAGCAAGTTTCGTAGGCAGGAGATCACACCTCGGGTTTACCAGGAACGTCTCCAGCAAAAGATCGCCGAGTGTATCGCTTTGCAGGAAGAGATCGGATTGGACGTTTTGGTCCATGGTGAGTATGAGCGTAGTGATATGGTGGAGTATTTCGGGGAACACCTGGAAGGATTCCTATTTACCCAAGGAGGATGGGTGCAATCCTACGGGACACGTTGTGTAAAACCCCCAATTATCTGGGGAGATATAAAGCGCCGGGCTCCCATTACCGGGGCATACATTACCTATGCCCAAAGCCTAACCACAAAACCAGTCAAAGGTATGCTCACCGGACCGGTGACTATCCTGAACTGGTCCTTTCCCCGGGAGGATATCTCCCATCGTGAAATGGCATTCCAGATTGCTTTGGCGATCAAGGAGGAAGTATTGGACCTGGAAGCTGCGGGAATTAAGATCATCCAGATTGATGAAGCTGCACTGAAGGAGAAGATGCCCCTAAGGTGTGTCGACTGGCAAGACTACCTTGATTGGGCCCTTCCTGCCTTTAGACTGGTACACTCTGCCGTAAGGGCGACCACTCAGATTCATACCCATATGTGTTACAGTGATTTTAGGGAGATAATGAGTGATATTGAGCGGCTGGATGCCGATGTGATCTCCTTTGAGGCGTCCCGTTCTAGTCTGTCCATCGTTAGTGTCTTGCAGCAAGCAGAGTTCAAAGCAGAGGTTGGTCCCGGCGTATATGATATACATTCTCCCCGGGTACCTAGTAAGGAGGAGATCGCAGAGACGATCACCAGAATGCTGGGGGAGATTACGCCGGAGCAGCTTTGGATTAATCCTGATTGTGGTCTTAAGACCCGGGGTGAAGAGGAAACGGTGGCCAGTCTTAAGAACATGGTAGAAGCAACGGCAGATGTGCGAGGAGAACTGCAAAGAGCCAACGCCCAAGAGGACTAG
- a CDS encoding Rpn family recombination-promoting nuclease/putative transposase, with the protein MSQERIQHDQLFKQLLTTFFAEFIELFFPDETKFVDLDHIEFQPQEILPDLIGGKKYIVGILAKARLKDGSGYLLILVEPQAYVQKDFNERLFWYSVLLLQKYRQRVWPIAVFSHDGKKEHPSNFAVDLPFLEDAITFKYYPVYLRKHSWKDYIQSNNPVAAALMSKMNFAEEEKVRVKLEFTRMVLNMKLDSARMSLLFGFFETYVRLSEEETKEYEHLITRLEPREVTKVMELTTSWHKQGKEEGWKEGLEQGLEQGVKQGKVDMIYRLIQKRFGKGDPSIKSKIAMIKDLRLLDQLYDELLDANSTEQCLAAIDRLVPNTSGGSTKA; encoded by the coding sequence TTGAGCCAAGAACGTATACAGCACGATCAACTATTCAAGCAACTATTAACAACTTTCTTTGCTGAGTTCATCGAACTGTTTTTCCCCGATGAGACCAAATTCGTCGATCTCGATCATATTGAGTTTCAGCCCCAAGAGATTCTACCGGATCTCATCGGTGGTAAAAAATACATCGTTGGCATTCTCGCAAAAGCAAGACTAAAAGATGGATCCGGGTACCTATTGATTCTGGTGGAGCCCCAAGCGTATGTTCAAAAGGACTTCAACGAACGATTATTTTGGTATAGCGTCCTTTTGCTCCAAAAATACCGGCAGAGGGTTTGGCCCATAGCCGTCTTCTCGCACGATGGCAAGAAGGAACACCCTAGTAACTTTGCAGTGGATCTTCCGTTTTTGGAAGATGCAATCACATTCAAGTATTACCCAGTTTATCTGCGAAAGCATTCATGGAAAGACTATATCCAGAGCAATAACCCCGTTGCTGCCGCCTTAATGAGTAAGATGAATTTTGCCGAGGAGGAAAAGGTTCGGGTTAAACTTGAGTTTACTCGCATGGTCTTGAACATGAAACTAGATTCGGCCCGTATGTCCTTATTGTTCGGATTCTTTGAGACATATGTCAGATTGAGTGAGGAAGAGACCAAGGAATACGAGCACCTGATAACCCGATTAGAACCAAGGGAGGTAACCAAAGTGATGGAGTTAACTACCAGTTGGCATAAACAGGGCAAAGAAGAAGGTTGGAAAGAAGGATTGGAGCAAGGTCTGGAGCAGGGCGTGAAGCAGGGAAAAGTAGATATGATTTACCGACTCATACAAAAGCGCTTTGGCAAAGGCGATCCCTCAATTAAAAGCAAGATAGCGATGATCAAAGACTTAAGACTTTTGGATCAACTTTATGATGAATTGCTCGATGCAAACTCTACGGAACAATGCCTAGCTGCAATTGACCGGCTGGTACCTAATACCAGCGGCGGCAGCACAAAAGCCTAA
- a CDS encoding DUF4351 domain-containing protein yields the protein MELTTSWHKQGKEEGWKEGLEQGLEQGLERGMVRGLERGLKQGVKQGKVDMIYRLIQKRFGKGDPSIKSKIATIKDLKLLDQLYDELLDADSTEQCLAAIDRLVPNTSNGTKA from the coding sequence ATGGAGCTAACTACCAGTTGGCATAAACAGGGAAAAGAAGAAGGTTGGAAAGAAGGATTGGAGCAAGGTCTGGAGCAGGGATTAGAGCGAGGCATGGTCCGAGGTTTGGAACGAGGTCTAAAGCAGGGCGTAAAGCAAGGAAAAGTAGACATGATTTACCGACTCATACAAAAGCGCTTTGGCAAAGGCGATCCCTCAATTAAAAGCAAGATAGCGACGATCAAAGACTTAAAACTTTTGGATCAGCTTTATGATGAATTGCTGGATGCAGACTCTACGGAACAATGCCTAGCTGCAATTGACCGGCTAGTACCTAATACCAGCAACGGTACAAAAGCCTAA